One genomic region from Actinocatenispora thailandica encodes:
- the recR gene encoding recombination mediator RecR: protein MYEGAIQDLIDELGRLPGVGPKSAQRIAFHVLAADREDVTRLAAALTRVKDQVRFCRVCFNVAEADECRICRDARRTDEVLCVVEEPKDVVAIERTGEFRGRYHVLGGAINPLEGVGPDNLRIRELMTRLQSGAVTELILATDPNTEGEATATYLALLVKPMGIAVTRIASGLPVGGDLEYADEITLGRAFEGRRSVDV from the coding sequence GTACGAGGGCGCCATCCAGGACCTGATCGACGAGCTCGGTCGGCTGCCCGGGGTCGGCCCGAAGAGCGCGCAGCGCATCGCGTTCCACGTGCTCGCCGCCGACCGGGAGGACGTGACCCGGCTGGCCGCGGCGCTGACCCGGGTCAAGGACCAGGTGCGGTTCTGCCGGGTCTGCTTCAACGTCGCCGAGGCCGACGAGTGCCGGATCTGCCGCGACGCGCGGCGCACCGACGAGGTGCTGTGCGTGGTGGAGGAGCCGAAGGACGTCGTCGCCATCGAGCGCACCGGTGAGTTCCGCGGCCGGTACCACGTGCTCGGTGGGGCGATCAACCCGCTGGAGGGCGTCGGCCCGGACAACCTGCGGATCCGGGAGCTGATGACCCGGCTGCAGTCGGGTGCGGTGACCGAACTGATCCTCGCCACCGACCCGAACACCGAGGGCGAGGCGACCGCGACGTACCTCGCTCTGCTGGTGAAGCCGATGGGGATCGCGGTGACGCGCATCGCGTCCGGGCTGCCGGTGGGCGGCGACCTGGAGTACGCGGACGAGATCACGCTCGGCCGGGCGTTCGAGGGGCGCCGCTCCGTCGACGTCTGA